From a single Phacochoerus africanus isolate WHEZ1 chromosome 11, ROS_Pafr_v1, whole genome shotgun sequence genomic region:
- the LOC125111088 gene encoding olfactory receptor 52B2-like has translation MYLVAVSGNAVLICVAAVERSLQEPTYLFLSMLAFWDLILSTATVPKALSIFWFDDTDISFGGCVTQLFFMHFAFVVESGILLAMAFDRYVAICYPLRYTAILSQDTIGKIGGVVVLRSFATVFPIVFLVKRLPFCRTNIIAHTFCEHMGLAKLACADITINIWYGISVPLLSVMLDLVMTVISYGLIIRAVFRLPSRDARTKALSTCGSRVCVILMFYLPGIFTVTAQRLGQKIPKHVHILLANLCSCPPSDGSSYPWSKDQADP, from the coding sequence ATGTACCTGGTGGCCGTGTCAGGAAATGCTGTCCTGATCTGCGTGGCGGCAGTGGAGCGTAGTCTTCAGGAACCCACGTACCTCTTCCTCTCCATGCTGGCATTTTGGGATCTGATTCTATCCACAGCCACAGTCCCCAAAGCCCTGAGcatcttctggtttgatgacacGGACATCTCCTTTGGTGGCTGTGTGACCCAGCTCTTCTTCATGCATTTTGCCTTTGTAGTAGAGTCAGGCATTCTCTTGGCCATGGCTtttgaccgctatgtggccatctgctaTCCTCTGAGATATACCGCCATTCTTAGCCAGGACACCATTGGCAAAATTGGGGGTGTTGTTGTGCTCAGGAGTTTTGCAACTGTTTTCCCTATCGTCTTCCTTGTGAAGCGGCTGCCCTTCTGTCGGACAAACATCATTGCCCATACATTCTGTGAACACATGGGGCTGGCAAAGCTGGCTTGTGCCGACATCACCATCAATATTTGGTATGGAATCTCCGTGCCATTACTGAGTGTTATGCTAGATTTGGTGATGACAGTCATTTCTTATGGGCTTATTATCCGAGCAGTCTTCAGGCTGCCATCTCGAGATGCCCGGACGAAAGCACTCAGCACCTGTGGTTCCCGTGTCTGTGTCATCCTCATGTTCTACCTGCCAGGGATCTTCACTGTCACTGCTCAGCGCCTCGGCCAGAAAATCCCCAAGCATGTCCACATCCTGCTGGCCAATCTCTGTTCTTGTCCCCCCAGTGATGGATCCAGTTATCCATGGAGTAAAGACCAAGCAGATCCGTGA
- the LOC125111418 gene encoding olfactory receptor 52H1-like isoform X1, translating to MKVFSNHTLLRAEMWFTLLGVPGLEPYHVWISIPFCLFYLVAVVGNSILLYLIAVEPSLHAPMFFFLAMLAVTDLVLSTTCVPKTLSIFWLGPQKIGFPGCLTQLFFLHYSFVLDSAILMAMAFDRYVAICSPLRYNTILTPKTTVKMAVGISWRSFSVIVPCVFLAHRLPFCGTRAIPHTYCEHIGVARLACADISINIWYGFCVPIMTVISDVVLIAVSYVLILCAVFRLPSREARQKALGTCGAHVCVILLFYTPAFFSILAHRFGQNVPRSFHIVFANIYVIVPPALNPAVYGVKTKQIRDKVTLLLFPKKSC from the exons ATGAAAGTCTTCTCAAACCATACACTCCTAAGAGCTGAGATGTGG TTCACTCTCTTGGGCGTCCCTGGACTTGAGCCGTACCACGTCTGGATCAGCATCCCGTTCTGCCTCTTCTATCTCGTGGCCGTCGTGGGTAACAGCATCCTTCTCTACCTCATTGCGGTGGAGCCCAGTCTTCATGCACCCATGTTCTTTTTCCTTGCTATGCTGGCTGTTACTGATCTTGTATTGTCCACCACCTGCGTCCCCAAAACTCTTAGCATCTTCTGGTTGGGTCCCCAGAAAATTGGTTTTCCTGGCTGCCTCACACAATTATTCTTTCTGCACTACAGCTTTGTTCTGGACTCGGCCATTCTGATGGCCATGGCAtttgaccgctacgtggccatctgctcGCCCTTGAGATACAACACTATTCTAACCCCCAAGACCACTGTCAAAATGGCTGTAGGAATCTCCTGGAGAAGCTTCAGTGTTATTGTCCCATGCGTTTTCCTTGCACATCGTCTCCCCTTCTGCGGGACACGTGCCATCCCCCACACGTACTGTGAGCACATCGGTGTCGCCCGGCTGGCCTGTGCCGACATCTCCATCAATATCTGGTATGGCTTTTGTGTCCCCATCATGACGGTCATCTCAGATGTGGTCCTCATCGCCGTCTCCTACGTCCTCATCCTCTGTGCTGTCTTCCGCCTCCCCTCCCGAGAAGCTCGCCAGAAGGCCCTGGGCACCTGCGGGGCCCACGTCTGTGTCATCCTCTTGTTCTACACCCCAGCGTTCTTCTCCATCCTTGCGCATCGCTTTGGACAGAATGTCCCTCGTAGCTTTCACATCGTGTTTGCCAACATCTATGTCATCGTCCCTCCCGCCCTCAACCCTGCTGTCTATGGAGTGAAGACCAAGCAGATCCGAGACAAAGTCACTCTTCTGCTCTTTCCTAAGAAGTCCTGTTGA
- the LOC125111418 gene encoding olfactory receptor 52H1-like isoform X2 produces the protein MAVDNLTSSNTGSFTLLGVPGLEPYHVWISIPFCLFYLVAVVGNSILLYLIAVEPSLHAPMFFFLAMLAVTDLVLSTTCVPKTLSIFWLGPQKIGFPGCLTQLFFLHYSFVLDSAILMAMAFDRYVAICSPLRYNTILTPKTTVKMAVGISWRSFSVIVPCVFLAHRLPFCGTRAIPHTYCEHIGVARLACADISINIWYGFCVPIMTVISDVVLIAVSYVLILCAVFRLPSREARQKALGTCGAHVCVILLFYTPAFFSILAHRFGQNVPRSFHIVFANIYVIVPPALNPAVYGVKTKQIRDKVTLLLFPKKSC, from the coding sequence ATGGCCGTGGACAACCTGACCAGCTCCAACACGGGCTCCTTCACTCTCTTGGGCGTCCCTGGACTTGAGCCGTACCACGTCTGGATCAGCATCCCGTTCTGCCTCTTCTATCTCGTGGCCGTCGTGGGTAACAGCATCCTTCTCTACCTCATTGCGGTGGAGCCCAGTCTTCATGCACCCATGTTCTTTTTCCTTGCTATGCTGGCTGTTACTGATCTTGTATTGTCCACCACCTGCGTCCCCAAAACTCTTAGCATCTTCTGGTTGGGTCCCCAGAAAATTGGTTTTCCTGGCTGCCTCACACAATTATTCTTTCTGCACTACAGCTTTGTTCTGGACTCGGCCATTCTGATGGCCATGGCAtttgaccgctacgtggccatctgctcGCCCTTGAGATACAACACTATTCTAACCCCCAAGACCACTGTCAAAATGGCTGTAGGAATCTCCTGGAGAAGCTTCAGTGTTATTGTCCCATGCGTTTTCCTTGCACATCGTCTCCCCTTCTGCGGGACACGTGCCATCCCCCACACGTACTGTGAGCACATCGGTGTCGCCCGGCTGGCCTGTGCCGACATCTCCATCAATATCTGGTATGGCTTTTGTGTCCCCATCATGACGGTCATCTCAGATGTGGTCCTCATCGCCGTCTCCTACGTCCTCATCCTCTGTGCTGTCTTCCGCCTCCCCTCCCGAGAAGCTCGCCAGAAGGCCCTGGGCACCTGCGGGGCCCACGTCTGTGTCATCCTCTTGTTCTACACCCCAGCGTTCTTCTCCATCCTTGCGCATCGCTTTGGACAGAATGTCCCTCGTAGCTTTCACATCGTGTTTGCCAACATCTATGTCATCGTCCCTCCCGCCCTCAACCCTGCTGTCTATGGAGTGAAGACCAAGCAGATCCGAGACAAAGTCACTCTTCTGCTCTTTCCTAAGAAGTCCTGTTGA
- the LOC125111264 gene encoding olfactory receptor 52H1, translating into MVIFNLSSSNPGSFILMGIPGLEQAHVWIGIPFCIIYVVAVVGNCILLYLIAVERSLHEPMFFFLSMLATTDLILSTAGVPKTLGVFWLGAREITFPGCLTQMFFIHCSFVLDSAILMAMAFDRYVAICFPLRYTTILTPKTIIKIAVGISFRSFCIILPVVFLLTRLPFCRTRITPHTYCEHIGVARLACADISINIWYGFCVPIMTVISDVVLIAVSYVLILCAVFRLPSREARQKALGTCGSHVCVILMFYTPAFFSILAHRFGPNVSPTFHIMFANLYVVIPPALNPMVYGVKTKPIRDKVIILFYTKGTK; encoded by the coding sequence ATGGTCATTTTCAACCTGAGCAGTTCCAACCCAGGATCCTTCATTCTCATGGGCATCCCAGGTCTGGAGCAGGCTCATGTATGGATTGGGATCCCCTTCTGTATCATCtacgttgtggctgtggtgggaaaCTGCATCCTTCTCTACCTCATTGCGGTGGAGCGTAGCCTTCATGAACCCATGTTCTTCTTTCTGTCCATGCTGGCCACAACTGACCTCATCTTGTCCACAGCTGGTGTTCCTAAAACACTCGGTGTCTTTTGGCTTGGGGCCCGAGAGATCACATTCCCAGGGTGCCTTACACAAATGTTCTTCATCCACTGTAGCTTTGTCCTGGACTCAGCCATCCTGATGGCCATGGCAtttgaccgctacgtggccatctgttTTCCCCTGAGGTACACCACTATCTTGACCCCCAAGACCATCATCAAGATTGCTGTGGGAATCTCCTTTCGAAGCTTCTGCATCATCTTGCCAGTCGTATTCTTGCTCACCCGCCTGCCTTTCTGCAGAACACGCATCACACCCCACACATACTGTGAGCACATCGGTGTCGCCCGGCTGGCCTGTGCCGACATCTCCATCAATATCTGGTATGGCTTTTGTGTCCCCATCATGACGGTCATCTCAGATGTGGTCCTCATCGCCGTCTCCTACGTCCTCATCCTCTGTGCTGTCTTCCGCCTCCCCTCCCGAGAAGCTCGCCAGAAGGCCCTGGGCACCTGCGGGTCCCATGTCTGTGTCATCCTCATGTTTTATACACCTGCCTTTTTCTCTATCCTCGCCCACCGCTTTGGACCCAATGTCTCCCCCACTTTCCACATCATGTTTGCCAACCTCTACGTCGTTATCCCACCtgccctcaaccccatggtttaCGGAGTAAAGACCAAGCCAATCAGAGATAAggtcataattttgttttataccaAGGGTACCAAATAG
- the LOC125111877 gene encoding olfactory receptor 52B2-like, translating to MAMDPSLPAVNQTVLVSEPGPFVLMVVPGMDSLQVWLSLPMCLLYMAALAGNVLLLGLVAADKALQAPMYQLLGLLEAAHSVLATSTVPEALAVLWGLSGEISFGACLTQLFVTHVAFTAESSVLLTMAVDRYVAIHQPLRYGALLTQRVVGIVVVAAVTRDACIVAPPVALL from the coding sequence ATGGCGATGGACCCCTCTCTGCCTGCTGTCAACCAGACTGTGCTGGTCTCCGAGCCGGGGCCCTTTGTCCTAATGGTGGTGCCAGGAATGGACAGCTTGCAGGTTTGGCTTTCTCTGCCCATGTGCCTGCTGTACATGGCAGCTCTGGCAGGGAATGTCCTTCTCCTGGGGCTGGTGGCAGCGGACAAAGCACTTCAGGCACCCATGTACCAATTGCTGGGGCTTCTGGAAGCTGCCCACTCGGTTCTGGCCACATCCACGGTGCCCGAAGCTCTGGCTGTGCTCTGGGGCCTGTCAGGTGAGATCTCCTTTGGGGCCTGCCTAACCCAGCTCTTCGTCACCCACGTAGCCTTCACTGCTGAGTCCTCAGTGCTGCTGACCATGGCTGtggaccgctatgtggccattcACCAGCCTCTGCGCTACGGGGCGCTGCTCACCCAGCGTGTGGTGGGCATCGTGGTGGTGGCTGCTGTGACCCGGGATGCCTGTATCGTGGCGCCCCCGGTGGCCTTGCTCTAG